A genomic window from Flavobacterium sp. I3-2 includes:
- a CDS encoding metallophosphoesterase family protein encodes MMKILLLSDTHSYIDDRIISYAQQADEIWHAGDIGDLKVTDALKKIKPLRAVYGNIDDKEARLEFPLNNRFICEGMDVWITHIGGYPDKYNIEIREEIKQNPPQIFICGHSHILKVQFDKKLNCLHLNPGAAGTHGFHQMRSMLRFEINQGKISNLEVIELGLRAKIK; translated from the coding sequence ATAATGAAAATTTTATTACTTTCCGATACGCACAGTTATATTGATGACCGAATTATTAGTTATGCACAACAAGCAGATGAGATTTGGCACGCTGGAGATATTGGAGATTTAAAAGTTACCGATGCTTTAAAAAAGATAAAACCTTTACGCGCGGTTTACGGAAATATCGATGATAAAGAAGCTCGCTTAGAATTTCCGCTTAACAATCGATTTATATGTGAAGGAATGGATGTTTGGATTACGCATATTGGCGGTTATCCGGATAAATACAATATTGAAATTCGTGAAGAAATTAAACAAAATCCGCCTCAAATTTTTATTTGCGGACATTCACACATTCTAAAAGTACAATTTGATAAAAAACTAAATTGTTTGCATTTAAATCCTGGTGCTGCCGGAACTCATGGTTTTCATCAAATGCGCTCCATGTTACGTTTTGAAATTAATCAAGGTAAAATATCAAATTTAGAAGTTATTGAATTAGGTTTAAGAGCAAAAATTAAATAA
- a CDS encoding M64 family metallopeptidase — MKKIIYFYFLFFVIIVNAQNFDTYFEDKTLRLDYIFAGNNKQQYAFLDELIAYNKWNGRKVNLDKLLLQGNGQIRVKDLKSNQIIYQQSYSTLFHEWLTLDEAKSENKSFENTFLVPFPKSEILVEVITFDGNRNEVVLLSHQVNPNDILIKKLPQTPELKTQVLHKAKIENPIRVAIVAEGFTEAEMPLFLTKANDVVSELFKHKAFKDNENAFNIIAVETISEESGVSNPHVNVWKNSILQSNFGTFYSERYLTTSRIKNLHNQLAGTDYEHIIILANTDIYGGGGIFNAYTLTTSNHKKFAPVVVHEFGHSFAGLADEYFYESDVFENTGTSKIEPWEQNITSLASFDLKWKDMLQKQTPIPTETKDLKKYRIGVFEGLKGNGLYIPSHDCRMKTNEATDFCPVCSRAINQLIEFYTKQQ; from the coding sequence ATGAAAAAAATCATCTATTTCTATTTTTTATTCTTCGTGATAATTGTAAATGCGCAAAATTTTGATACCTATTTTGAAGATAAGACGCTACGTTTAGATTATATTTTTGCAGGAAATAATAAACAACAATATGCTTTTTTGGATGAATTGATTGCATACAACAAATGGAACGGTAGAAAAGTAAATTTAGATAAATTGCTCTTGCAAGGTAATGGTCAAATTCGAGTTAAAGATTTAAAATCGAATCAAATTATTTATCAGCAAAGTTACAGTACGTTATTTCATGAATGGTTGACTTTAGATGAAGCTAAATCTGAAAATAAAAGTTTTGAAAATACCTTTTTAGTTCCGTTTCCTAAATCTGAAATTTTAGTTGAAGTTATCACTTTTGATGGCAATCGAAACGAAGTCGTTTTGCTAAGCCATCAAGTTAATCCGAACGATATTTTAATTAAGAAATTACCACAAACTCCAGAACTTAAAACGCAAGTTTTACATAAAGCAAAAATCGAAAATCCGATTCGTGTTGCCATTGTAGCAGAAGGTTTTACTGAAGCTGAAATGCCACTTTTTTTGACAAAAGCAAACGATGTGGTTTCCGAATTATTCAAACACAAGGCTTTTAAAGATAATGAAAATGCGTTCAATATTATTGCAGTTGAAACGATATCTGAAGAAAGTGGTGTGAGTAATCCGCATGTAAATGTTTGGAAAAATTCGATTCTTCAATCTAATTTCGGAACTTTTTATTCGGAACGATATTTAACGACTTCAAGAATTAAGAATCTACATAATCAATTAGCTGGAACGGATTACGAACATATTATCATTCTTGCAAATACCGATATTTATGGCGGTGGCGGAATTTTTAACGCGTACACGTTGACTACTTCAAATCATAAAAAATTTGCCCCAGTTGTGGTTCATGAATTCGGTCATAGTTTTGCTGGTTTAGCCGATGAATATTTTTATGAATCGGATGTTTTTGAAAATACAGGAACTTCTAAAATTGAACCTTGGGAACAAAACATTACTTCGTTAGCAAGTTTTGATTTGAAATGGAAAGATATGCTTCAAAAACAAACTCCAATTCCGACAGAAACAAAAGATCTAAAGAAATATCGCATAGGAGTTTTCGAAGGTTTAAAAGGCAATGGATTATATATTCCTTCTCATGATTGCAGAATGAAAACCAACGAAGCTACAGATTTTTGTCCGGTTTGCTCGCGAGCAATCAACCAATTAATTGAATTTTATACAAAACAACAATAA
- the truA gene encoding tRNA pseudouridine(38-40) synthase TruA, translated as MRYFIEFAYKGTNYHGWQMQPDAISVQEVLTKATNIILKDSFELVGAGRTDAGVHAAQMYAHFDTETVFDPQEIVRKLNSFLPEDIAVFSIFEVKDEAHTRFDATARTYEYHIHLKKNVFSKDLSWYHYRKLNIDKMNEAAKILLEYEDFECFSKTHTDVFTFNCTLTEAFWQLKDDNLIFTISANRFLRNMVRAIVGTLINIGLEKIKVEEMRNIIESKNRGKAGFSVPAHGLYLTKVTYPYI; from the coding sequence TTGAGATATTTTATAGAATTCGCATATAAAGGCACAAATTATCACGGTTGGCAAATGCAACCCGATGCAATTTCTGTGCAAGAAGTTTTAACCAAAGCTACAAACATCATTTTAAAAGATTCGTTTGAATTGGTCGGAGCTGGCAGAACCGATGCTGGAGTTCACGCTGCACAAATGTATGCACATTTTGATACCGAAACAGTTTTTGATCCTCAGGAAATCGTTCGCAAATTGAACTCCTTTTTACCTGAAGACATCGCAGTTTTTTCGATATTTGAAGTTAAAGATGAAGCACATACACGTTTTGATGCAACAGCAAGAACTTATGAATATCACATCCATCTTAAAAAAAATGTTTTTTCTAAAGATTTGAGTTGGTATCATTATAGAAAATTAAACATCGATAAAATGAACGAAGCTGCGAAAATCCTTTTAGAATATGAAGATTTTGAATGCTTTTCAAAAACACATACCGATGTTTTTACGTTTAATTGTACACTAACCGAAGCTTTTTGGCAATTAAAAGACGATAATTTAATTTTTACAATTTCGGCCAATCGTTTTCTACGAAACATGGTTCGAGCAATTGTCGGGACTTTAATTAATATTGGATTAGAAAAAATTAAAGTTGAAGAAATGCGTAACATCATTGAAAGCAAAAATCGTGGAAAAGCAGGATTTTCTGTACCTGCACACGGCTTATATTTAACAAAAGTGACCTATCCTTATATATAA
- a CDS encoding ABC transporter ATP-binding protein has translation MAKFKSTTLKKVLQYAKPYKSKLYWVVVSLITLSVFAAVRPYMIEVVVDKYISKHDQTGLLLFVSLMGIVLLLEIISQYAFTYISSWLGQNIIKDIRQELFHKMLRFRLKYFDNEPVGKLVTRNVSDIESIASIFSQGLFMIVGDVLKMLVVLIIMIYMNWQMSIIVIFAMPILVYATRIFQKHMKTAFEEVRAQIANLNTFVQERVTGMKIVQLFNREEIEYKKFEAINKKHNDAWQKNILYNSIFFPIADIISQLTLGFVILYAGFSIVGGDKFTTVGALFGYISMIPLLFNPLRQIADKFNVMQMGIIAADRVFEIMDATDLIQEEGKQIAPTFRGKIDMKDIHFSYIKGTEVLKGINLSVEAGKTIAIVGGSGAGKSTIINLLSRFYEIQKGTICIDNQNINDFTLNSLRSQIAVVLQDVFLFSDTIYNNITLNNPNITEEEVYEAAKIIGVHDFIQTLPEGYQYNVKERGAMLSSGQRQLIAFLRAYVSKPSILILDEATSSIDTYSEELIQNAIGTLTKDRTSIVIAHRLATIVNADHIIVMDQGEIVEQGTHAELIEFENGYYKGLYESQYAVNY, from the coding sequence ATGGCAAAATTTAAAAGCACAACTTTAAAAAAAGTATTACAATACGCAAAACCATACAAATCTAAATTGTATTGGGTAGTTGTTAGTTTAATAACTTTATCGGTGTTTGCAGCGGTTCGTCCGTATATGATTGAAGTGGTTGTTGACAAATACATTTCGAAACACGACCAAACTGGATTGCTTTTATTTGTGAGTTTAATGGGAATTGTTCTGTTGTTAGAAATTATTTCACAATATGCTTTTACATATATTTCTAGTTGGTTAGGACAAAATATTATTAAAGATATCCGCCAAGAATTGTTTCATAAAATGTTGCGTTTTCGATTGAAATATTTCGATAATGAACCCGTTGGAAAATTGGTAACCAGAAATGTTTCCGATATCGAATCCATAGCGAGTATTTTTAGTCAAGGTTTATTTATGATTGTGGGCGACGTTTTAAAAATGTTAGTCGTTTTAATCATCATGATTTACATGAACTGGCAAATGAGTATTATCGTGATTTTTGCGATGCCAATTTTGGTTTACGCAACTCGAATCTTCCAAAAACACATGAAAACGGCATTTGAAGAAGTTCGAGCGCAAATCGCTAATCTAAATACATTTGTTCAAGAACGTGTAACTGGAATGAAAATCGTACAATTGTTTAACCGCGAAGAAATTGAATATAAAAAATTCGAAGCCATCAATAAAAAACATAACGATGCTTGGCAAAAAAACATTTTGTATAACTCCATCTTCTTCCCTATTGCCGATATTATTTCGCAATTAACTTTAGGTTTTGTGATTTTATATGCTGGTTTTAGTATTGTTGGTGGTGATAAATTTACTACGGTTGGAGCTTTATTTGGATATATTTCAATGATTCCGTTATTATTTAATCCATTACGACAAATTGCAGATAAATTTAATGTCATGCAAATGGGAATTATTGCAGCCGACCGTGTTTTTGAAATTATGGATGCAACCGATTTAATCCAAGAAGAAGGAAAACAAATAGCGCCTACTTTTAGAGGAAAAATCGATATGAAAGATATTCATTTTAGTTACATCAAAGGAACTGAAGTTTTAAAAGGAATTAATCTTTCTGTCGAAGCAGGAAAAACCATTGCAATTGTTGGTGGTTCGGGAGCAGGAAAATCGACTATTATAAATCTATTGAGTCGTTTTTATGAAATCCAAAAAGGAACCATTTGCATCGATAATCAAAATATAAATGATTTTACATTAAATAGTTTACGTTCGCAAATTGCGGTTGTACTTCAGGATGTATTTTTGTTTAGCGATACCATTTACAACAACATCACACTTAATAATCCGAATATTACGGAAGAAGAAGTTTATGAAGCAGCAAAAATTATCGGCGTTCACGATTTTATTCAAACACTTCCAGAAGGCTATCAATATAATGTAAAAGAACGCGGCGCGATGTTATCATCTGGGCAACGTCAATTAATTGCATTCTTACGTGCTTATGTAAGTAAACCAAGTATTTTAATTTTAGATGAAGCAACTTCATCAATCGATACGTATTCAGAAGAATTGATTCAGAATGCAATTGGTACGTTAACCAAAGATAGAACTTCGATTGTTATCGCACACCGTTTAGCTACGATTGTTAATGCAGACCATATCATTGTTATGGACCAAGGCGAAATTGTAGAACAAGGAACTCACGCTGAATTAATAGAATTTGAAAACGGATATTATAAAGGTTTGTACGAATCACAATATGCCGTAAATTATTAA
- a CDS encoding bestrophin family protein: MKVYNTKDWLNMVFRIHKSDTIQKLWPTVLLMGFFSWVVAYIEIDYLELTQNSALKNMSVLHGVIGFVLSLLLVFRTNTAYDRWWEGRKSWGKLVNDSRNFATKIDVLLPEDDKKNRSFFANKIKMFAKVLHTHLTNESTKYMLDEVDHPEYDEYLKTHHPPVFIVGKIRKRIQELSVEGIIKPEDKLILENSLEGFIDVTGSCERIKNTPIPFAYALFLKKFIFVYVITLPMGYVFTTGYYIVPLVMVIFYVLLSLELIAEEIEDPFNGGSDDIPTEKMALNIGKNTNNILMSNFK, from the coding sequence ATGAAAGTTTACAATACAAAAGATTGGTTGAATATGGTTTTTAGAATCCATAAATCAGATACCATTCAAAAACTTTGGCCAACTGTTTTATTGATGGGATTTTTCTCTTGGGTTGTTGCTTATATAGAAATCGATTATTTAGAATTAACTCAAAATTCAGCACTTAAAAACATGTCCGTTTTGCATGGAGTTATTGGTTTTGTTTTGTCCTTATTATTGGTTTTTAGAACGAACACGGCTTATGACCGTTGGTGGGAAGGTCGAAAATCTTGGGGAAAATTAGTAAATGATTCTCGAAATTTTGCTACAAAAATCGATGTACTTTTACCTGAAGATGATAAAAAAAATCGTTCGTTTTTTGCAAATAAAATCAAAATGTTTGCAAAAGTTCTGCATACGCATTTAACCAACGAATCTACAAAATATATGTTGGATGAAGTAGACCATCCGGAATATGACGAGTATTTAAAAACGCATCATCCGCCTGTTTTTATTGTTGGAAAAATAAGAAAACGCATTCAAGAATTATCTGTTGAAGGAATTATAAAACCTGAAGATAAATTGATTTTAGAAAATTCTCTTGAAGGTTTTATTGATGTTACCGGAAGTTGTGAACGCATCAAGAATACGCCTATTCCGTTTGCTTATGCTTTGTTTTTAAAGAAATTTATCTTTGTTTATGTAATTACCTTACCGATGGGATATGTTTTTACAACAGGTTATTACATTGTACCTTTAGTTATGGTAATTTTTTATGTTTTACTTTCGTTAGAATTGATTGCCGAAGAAATAGAAGATCCGTTTAATGGTGGTTCTGATGATATTCCGACGGAGAAAATGGCTCTTAACATTGGTAAAAACACAAATAATATTTTAATGTCAAATTTTAAATAA